In Bacillus cereus ATCC 14579, a single window of DNA contains:
- a CDS encoding metal ABC transporter permease: MIQDFLQYDFLRNSLYAGILIGLVAPLIGVFVVIRRLSLIADALSHVTLSGIAASLLLEKTIFTGGFLNPLYMGMIFSIGGALLIEKLRTVYKHYQELAIPIILSAGMGVGVIFISLANGFNTDLFSYLFGSVSAVTSTDLIIIGIVAIVVVATIILLYKELFLLSFDEEYAVSTGLRAKWIHFIFIILVALVIAVSMRVVGVLLVSSLMTLPVAASIRIAKGFKQTIFFSILFGEIAVIGGMFASYQLDLAPGGTIVMIAVLILIGAILWKKKKTA; this comes from the coding sequence ATGATACAAGATTTTTTACAATATGACTTTTTACGTAATTCTTTATACGCTGGTATTTTAATTGGACTTGTTGCACCGCTAATTGGTGTGTTTGTTGTTATTCGTCGTTTATCTCTTATTGCGGATGCATTAAGTCACGTGACGTTATCGGGTATTGCAGCAAGTTTATTACTTGAAAAAACCATTTTTACAGGTGGATTTTTAAACCCCTTATATATGGGGATGATTTTCTCGATTGGTGGAGCGCTACTAATCGAAAAGTTACGAACTGTATATAAGCACTATCAAGAATTAGCAATTCCAATTATCCTTTCGGCAGGGATGGGGGTTGGAGTTATTTTCATTTCACTTGCAAATGGATTTAACACAGACTTATTTAGTTATTTATTTGGTAGTGTCAGTGCTGTAACAAGTACAGATTTAATTATTATTGGGATTGTAGCAATTGTTGTTGTTGCGACAATTATTTTATTATATAAAGAGCTGTTTCTATTATCATTTGATGAGGAATACGCAGTATCAACTGGTTTAAGAGCGAAATGGATTCACTTTATTTTCATTATATTAGTTGCTCTTGTCATTGCAGTATCAATGCGTGTAGTGGGGGTTCTTCTTGTATCATCATTAATGACGTTACCAGTTGCAGCAAGTATTCGTATTGCTAAAGGATTTAAACAAACAATTTTCTTTTCCATTTTATTTGGTGAAATTGCAGTAATTGGTGGAATGTTTGCTTCGTATCAACTTGATCTAGCGCCAGGTGGTACAATTGTTATGATAGCAGTTCTTATTTTAATCGGTGCGATTTTATGGAAGAAGAAAAAAACTGCATAA
- a CDS encoding DUF2624 domain-containing protein yields the protein MNLIKQIVNKKLNHISTKELLKYSKEYEVPITAAQADQIVLLMKGKNINIYDNNERLELLKQIAKVTSPATAQQVNTLFQQLLK from the coding sequence ATGAACCTCATTAAACAAATTGTTAATAAAAAATTAAATCATATTTCTACAAAAGAGCTATTAAAATATAGCAAAGAATATGAAGTTCCCATTACAGCCGCACAAGCTGATCAAATCGTTTTACTTATGAAGGGTAAAAATATTAATATTTACGATAACAACGAGCGACTAGAGCTTTTAAAACAAATCGCAAAAGTAACTTCCCCTGCCACTGCCCAACAAGTAAATACATTATTTCAGCAACTACTAAAATAA
- the yqfZ gene encoding protein YqfZ, which translates to MKRLGIFLFVLVLGYIFYYDIKIGTLPMLSSYKKTTAAQTIKKENTDSQQNKANKTEKETDVSYKTIEVKTGETVLSITEQINKKKIPSIEKVIDDFKQLNKSTSATKIQIGKSYKFPLYQ; encoded by the coding sequence ATGAAGAGATTAGGTATATTCCTATTCGTGCTTGTTCTCGGTTATATATTTTATTACGATATAAAAATCGGTACTTTACCGATGTTAAGTTCATATAAAAAAACAACTGCTGCTCAAACAATTAAAAAAGAAAACACAGACAGTCAACAAAATAAAGCGAACAAAACAGAAAAAGAAACGGATGTATCTTATAAAACAATTGAAGTAAAAACTGGTGAGACAGTTCTTTCTATTACAGAACAAATTAACAAGAAAAAAATTCCTTCCATAGAAAAAGTCATTGACGACTTTAAACAATTAAACAAAAGTACATCTGCTACCAAAATACAAATTGGAAAGTCTTATAAATTCCCGTTATATCAATAA
- a CDS encoding Fur family transcriptional regulator — MNLTEALRLMKEKGYKHTGKREEMLRLFAAHNRYLTAKDVLEHMKDDYPGLSFDTIYRNLTVFAEIGVLEQTELNGEKHFRFTCSIMEHHHHFICLDCGGTKEITSCPMDFMNKDFTGYEVTGHKFEIYGRCPKCAK; from the coding sequence ATGAATCTAACAGAAGCTTTACGCCTAATGAAAGAAAAAGGATATAAACATACTGGAAAAAGAGAAGAGATGCTCAGATTATTTGCAGCACATAATCGTTATTTAACTGCGAAAGACGTTTTAGAGCATATGAAGGACGATTATCCAGGGCTTAGTTTTGATACGATTTATCGTAACTTAACAGTTTTTGCTGAGATTGGTGTTTTAGAACAAACGGAATTAAATGGTGAAAAACATTTTCGTTTTACTTGTTCTATTATGGAACATCATCATCATTTTATTTGTTTGGATTGTGGGGGAACGAAAGAGATTACTTCCTGCCCAATGGATTTTATGAATAAAGATTTTACTGGTTATGAAGTAACGGGTCATAAGTTTGAAATATATGGTCGTTGTCCAAAATGTGCAAAGTAA
- a CDS encoding deoxyribonuclease IV produces the protein MLKIGSHVSMSGKKMLLAASEEAVSYGATTFMIYTGAPQNTRRKPIEELNIEAGRKHMELNGIEEIIVHAPYIINVGNTTKPETFQLGVDFLRMEIERTSALGVAKQIVLHPGAHVGAGADAGIQQIIKGLNEVLTPEQTVNIALETMAGKGTECGRSFEEIAKIIDGVKYNEKLSVCFDTCHTHDAGYDIVNDFDGVLNEFDKIVGIDRLQVLHINDSKNVRGAGKDRHENIGFGHIGYKALHHIVHHPQLMHVPKILETPYVGEDKKDKKPPYKLEIEMLKNGTFDEGLLEKIKAQ, from the coding sequence ATGTTAAAGATTGGATCTCATGTTTCCATGAGTGGTAAGAAAATGTTATTAGCAGCAAGTGAAGAGGCTGTTTCATACGGTGCAACAACGTTTATGATTTATACAGGTGCACCGCAAAATACACGAAGAAAACCAATTGAAGAATTGAACATAGAAGCAGGAAGAAAACATATGGAGCTGAACGGAATTGAGGAAATTATCGTCCATGCGCCGTATATTATTAATGTTGGGAATACGACGAAGCCAGAAACATTCCAATTAGGCGTAGACTTTCTTCGCATGGAAATTGAAAGAACATCGGCATTAGGTGTAGCGAAACAAATTGTTCTTCACCCAGGAGCGCACGTTGGTGCTGGAGCAGATGCTGGTATTCAACAAATTATTAAAGGGCTTAATGAAGTATTAACGCCAGAACAGACGGTTAACATTGCGTTAGAGACGATGGCAGGAAAAGGAACAGAATGCGGTCGTAGCTTTGAAGAAATTGCAAAAATTATTGATGGTGTAAAATATAATGAAAAGCTATCTGTATGCTTTGATACGTGTCATACGCACGATGCAGGATATGATATTGTAAATGACTTTGACGGCGTATTAAACGAATTTGATAAGATCGTTGGTATAGATCGTTTACAAGTACTTCATATTAATGATAGTAAAAATGTACGCGGAGCAGGAAAAGACCGTCATGAAAACATTGGATTTGGTCACATTGGGTATAAAGCATTGCATCACATTGTACATCATCCACAGTTAATGCATGTACCAAAAATTCTTGAAACACCGTATGTAGGGGAAGATAAAAAAGATAAGAAGCCACCATACAAATTGGAAATCGAAATGCTGAAAAACGGCACTTTTGATGAAGGGCTTCTTGAAAAAATTAAAGCGCAATAA
- the cccA gene encoding cytochrome c550, which translates to MKRNPLIPFALIAALGIIVMFVFSFQGLNKSKELADAKNGGKPAQTASKPEDIVKQSCTSCHGDQLQGAVGPNLQKIGGKLSKDEIKEILSKGKGNMPANIVPADQAAKVADWLSKKK; encoded by the coding sequence ATGAAACGTAATCCGCTGATTCCGTTCGCTCTTATTGCAGCATTGGGTATTATCGTTATGTTTGTATTTTCATTTCAGGGGCTAAATAAATCTAAAGAGTTAGCTGATGCAAAAAATGGCGGGAAGCCAGCACAAACGGCATCAAAACCAGAAGATATTGTGAAGCAAAGTTGTACGAGCTGCCATGGTGATCAGTTACAAGGGGCAGTTGGACCTAACTTGCAAAAAATTGGTGGGAAACTTTCAAAGGATGAAATTAAAGAAATTCTTTCGAAAGGAAAAGGCAATATGCCTGCCAATATAGTTCCAGCTGATCAAGCCGCTAAAGTAGCTGATTGGTTATCGAAGAAAAAATAA
- the ispG gene encoding flavodoxin-dependent (E)-4-hydroxy-3-methylbut-2-enyl-diphosphate synthase: MTHRTKTRPVKVGNLTIGGNNELIIQSMTTTKTHDVEATVAEIKRLEEAGCQVVRVAVPDERAADAIADIKKQINIPLVADIHFDYRLALKAIEGGIDKVRINPGNIGRRHKVEAVVNAAKERGIPIRIGVNAGSLERHILEKYGYPTADGMVESALHHIKILEDLDFHDIIVSMKASDVNLAIEAYEKAARAFDYPLHLGITESGTLFAGTVKSAAGLGAILNKGIGNTLRISLSADPVEEVKVARELLKSFGLASNAATLISCPTCGRIEIDLISIANEVEEYISTLQVPIKVAVLGCAVNGPGEAREADIGIAGARGEGLLFRKGQVVRKVPEETMVEELKKEIDVIAAEMAAEREKEKETQEQ; this comes from the coding sequence ATGACTCATCGTACAAAAACACGTCCAGTTAAAGTCGGTAATTTAACAATCGGCGGTAATAATGAATTAATTATACAAAGTATGACAACAACAAAAACACATGATGTTGAAGCAACAGTTGCTGAAATCAAGCGTTTAGAAGAAGCCGGCTGTCAAGTCGTCCGCGTTGCCGTTCCAGATGAACGCGCAGCAGATGCTATTGCTGATATAAAAAAACAAATCAACATTCCACTTGTTGCTGATATTCATTTTGATTATCGCCTTGCTTTAAAAGCAATTGAAGGTGGCATCGATAAAGTACGTATCAATCCAGGTAATATTGGTCGTCGCCATAAAGTAGAAGCTGTTGTAAATGCAGCAAAAGAGCGCGGTATTCCAATCCGTATCGGTGTAAACGCTGGTTCATTAGAGCGACACATTTTAGAAAAGTACGGGTACCCAACTGCAGATGGTATGGTTGAGAGCGCGCTACATCATATTAAAATTTTAGAGGACTTAGATTTCCACGATATTATCGTATCTATGAAAGCCTCTGATGTTAACTTAGCAATCGAAGCATACGAGAAAGCTGCTCGTGCTTTTGATTATCCATTACATTTAGGTATTACAGAATCTGGAACATTGTTTGCCGGAACTGTAAAAAGTGCTGCTGGTCTTGGAGCAATCTTAAATAAAGGCATCGGAAATACACTACGTATTTCATTAAGTGCTGATCCAGTTGAAGAGGTAAAAGTTGCTCGCGAATTATTAAAATCATTCGGTCTTGCGTCTAATGCAGCAACACTTATCTCTTGTCCAACTTGTGGTCGTATTGAAATCGATTTAATTAGCATTGCTAACGAAGTGGAAGAATACATCTCTACACTTCAAGTACCAATTAAAGTTGCAGTACTTGGTTGCGCTGTAAATGGCCCTGGTGAAGCTCGTGAAGCTGATATCGGTATTGCCGGTGCACGTGGAGAGGGATTATTATTCCGTAAAGGGCAAGTCGTTCGTAAAGTGCCAGAAGAAACAATGGTAGAAGAACTGAAAAAAGAAATTGACGTAATTGCTGCTGAAATGGCTGCTGAACGAGAAAAAGAAAAAGAGACACAAGAACAATAA
- a CDS encoding YitT family protein: MEQKQHRKESVIHLIYRLVMIIFGAACAAVAIELFLMPNKIIDGGIIGISLILDYLTPNIWWLSFSTLVVVLNIPFMYSGYKQIGKTFMLSSTFGIVALAFIESTLHAVPPFTTEPILATVFGGLILGLGVGLVIRHGGSLDGTEIMGILLTKKLPFSVGEFVMFVNLFIFAWAAFVFGVEQAMYSVMTYYIAFKTIDTVIQGLDETKAVLIVSDQYEEVSNAILHRLGRGTTKLVAKGGYTDKEKEVIYAVVTRLEVTKLKSIVHEIDENAFVTIMSTQETNGGKFKSAIH; this comes from the coding sequence ATGGAGCAAAAGCAACATCGAAAAGAAAGTGTTATTCATCTCATTTATCGTTTAGTTATGATTATTTTTGGAGCAGCATGCGCGGCGGTAGCAATTGAACTATTTTTAATGCCAAATAAAATTATTGATGGTGGAATTATTGGTATTTCTCTTATATTAGATTATCTTACTCCTAACATTTGGTGGTTAAGTTTTTCTACTTTAGTCGTTGTTCTCAATATCCCATTTATGTATTCCGGTTATAAGCAAATTGGAAAAACATTTATGTTATCTTCGACATTTGGTATTGTAGCGTTAGCTTTCATTGAGTCAACGTTACATGCGGTACCGCCATTTACAACAGAACCTATTTTAGCGACAGTGTTTGGTGGTCTTATTTTAGGTCTTGGTGTAGGACTTGTAATTCGTCATGGTGGATCGCTAGATGGAACTGAAATTATGGGGATTTTATTAACGAAGAAATTACCATTCTCTGTTGGTGAATTCGTAATGTTTGTGAACTTATTTATTTTTGCATGGGCAGCATTTGTGTTTGGTGTGGAACAAGCGATGTATTCTGTTATGACGTACTATATCGCATTTAAAACGATCGATACAGTAATTCAAGGGCTAGATGAAACGAAGGCGGTTTTAATTGTATCTGATCAATATGAGGAAGTATCAAACGCGATTTTGCATCGTCTTGGCCGTGGAACTACAAAGCTTGTAGCGAAAGGTGGTTACACGGATAAAGAAAAAGAAGTTATTTATGCAGTTGTAACGCGTCTAGAAGTGACGAAGTTAAAATCAATTGTGCATGAAATTGATGAAAATGCATTTGTTACGATTATGAGCACGCAAGAGACAAATGGTGGTAAGTTTAAATCGGCTATTCACTAA
- a CDS encoding tRNA (adenine(22)-N(1))-methyltransferase — MNEVKLSKRLEEVVREIPVGSTVADIGSDHAYLPCYTIINNIATKAVAGEVVDGPFRSAQATVAESGLQDKVDVRKGNGLAVIAPGEVDVITVAGMGGALIRDILESGKEKLEGVTRLILQPNIAAHHIREWFIENGWELIHEKIVKEDGKIYEILVGERGNVAAPYSENKQAELFMGPFLITEKSEAFVEKWEGELKNFQNILKQLERAADSEETKAKRGEVEAKMKMIGEVLS; from the coding sequence ATGAATGAAGTAAAGCTTTCAAAACGATTAGAAGAAGTTGTACGTGAAATACCAGTAGGATCTACAGTCGCTGATATTGGATCGGATCATGCGTATTTACCGTGTTATACAATTATAAATAATATTGCTACAAAAGCAGTTGCAGGAGAGGTCGTAGATGGACCATTTCGCTCTGCGCAAGCAACTGTAGCTGAAAGTGGTTTACAAGATAAAGTAGATGTGCGTAAAGGGAATGGATTAGCTGTTATCGCACCAGGAGAAGTAGATGTAATTACGGTTGCCGGAATGGGCGGAGCGTTAATTCGTGACATTTTAGAAAGTGGTAAAGAAAAATTAGAAGGTGTAACACGTTTAATTTTACAGCCTAATATTGCAGCGCATCATATTCGTGAATGGTTTATTGAGAATGGTTGGGAGCTTATCCATGAAAAAATCGTAAAAGAAGATGGGAAAATTTACGAAATTTTAGTAGGGGAGCGAGGAAATGTTGCAGCGCCTTACTCTGAAAATAAACAAGCTGAATTGTTTATGGGACCATTTTTAATAACAGAAAAAAGTGAAGCCTTCGTTGAAAAATGGGAAGGAGAATTAAAAAACTTCCAAAATATTTTAAAACAGTTAGAACGTGCAGCTGATTCTGAAGAAACAAAAGCGAAGCGTGGGGAAGTAGAAGCGAAAATGAAAATGATAGGGGAGGTTTTATCATGA
- a CDS encoding DEAD/DEAH box helicase, translating into MTQQTFTQYDFKPFLIDAVRELRFTEPTGIQQKIFPVVKKGVSVIGQSQTGSGKTHAYLLPTLNRINASREEVQLVITAPTRELAQQIYEEIVKLTKFCAEDQMITARCLIGGTDKQRSIEKLKKQPHIVVGTPGRIKDLVEEQALFVHKANTIIVDEADLMLDMGFIHDVDKIAARMPKNLQMLVFSATIPQKLKPFLKKYMENPEHIHINPKQVAAGNIEHYLVPSKHRNKIDLVHKMLLQFKPYLAVVFTNTKKMADQVADGLMERGLKVGRIHGDLSPRDRKKMMKQIRDLEFQYIVATDLAARGIDIQGISHVINYQPPSDLDFFVHRVARTARAGHSGIAVTIYDPANEEALDSLEKQRHIEFKHVDLRGDEWADLGERRRRKSRKKPNDELDVMATKVIKKPKKVKPNYKRKLATERDKVKRKYSNKKR; encoded by the coding sequence ATGACACAACAAACTTTTACACAGTATGATTTTAAACCATTTTTAATAGATGCAGTTCGTGAACTACGCTTTACAGAGCCGACAGGAATTCAGCAGAAAATTTTCCCAGTCGTGAAAAAAGGTGTAAGTGTAATTGGACAATCCCAAACAGGTTCTGGGAAAACACATGCATACTTACTTCCTACATTAAACAGAATTAATGCAAGTCGTGAAGAAGTACAACTTGTTATTACAGCGCCTACTCGTGAGTTAGCACAACAAATTTACGAAGAAATCGTGAAATTAACAAAGTTTTGTGCGGAAGACCAAATGATTACAGCACGTTGTTTAATTGGTGGAACTGATAAACAACGTTCAATTGAGAAATTGAAAAAACAACCTCATATCGTAGTTGGGACACCAGGACGTATTAAAGACTTAGTTGAAGAACAAGCGTTATTTGTTCATAAAGCAAATACGATTATTGTCGATGAAGCAGACTTAATGCTTGATATGGGATTCATTCATGATGTAGACAAAATTGCAGCACGCATGCCTAAAAACTTGCAAATGTTAGTTTTCTCTGCAACAATTCCTCAAAAACTAAAACCGTTTCTGAAGAAATATATGGAGAATCCAGAGCATATTCATATCAATCCAAAACAAGTTGCAGCTGGAAACATTGAACACTATTTAGTGCCTTCTAAACATCGTAATAAAATTGATTTAGTGCATAAAATGCTACTTCAATTTAAACCGTATTTAGCAGTTGTTTTCACGAATACGAAAAAGATGGCAGACCAAGTTGCTGATGGATTAATGGAACGTGGCTTAAAAGTTGGACGAATTCACGGGGATTTATCACCACGTGATCGTAAAAAAATGATGAAACAAATTCGTGACCTTGAATTCCAATATATTGTTGCGACTGATTTAGCAGCACGTGGTATTGATATTCAAGGCATTAGCCATGTTATTAACTATCAGCCACCATCAGATTTAGATTTCTTCGTTCACCGCGTTGCAAGAACAGCACGTGCAGGGCATTCTGGTATTGCAGTGACGATTTATGATCCAGCAAACGAAGAAGCGTTAGATAGCTTAGAAAAACAACGTCATATCGAGTTTAAACATGTAGATTTACGTGGAGATGAGTGGGCAGATTTAGGTGAGCGTCGTCGTCGTAAGAGCCGTAAAAAACCAAATGACGAACTTGATGTTATGGCAACGAAAGTTATTAAAAAACCGAAAAAAGTAAAACCAAACTATAAACGTAAACTTGCAACAGAACGTGACAAAGTGAAGAGAAAATATAGCAATAAAAAAAGATAA
- the vrrA gene encoding VrrA/YqfQ family protein, with amino-acid sequence MFPKSPTRQMYPNPGQQPYTPYPIPQLPPMAQKKKGFLAKLFKKHDPTEPFMQMVPPYRQMEGQPMMHQQPPPPQYHQQYPQQYQQQYPQQHPQYQPYMQQHPEQMIPPQMYESNETRGGSTTTAATASSGIGSFFSNLISNPTNMINNIEKVSQVVQSVGPVVEQYGPIMRSLPSIVKILTSGKSTEENQTENVTEPVEVESPPPAPQKKKRKRKKIVIEPVIEKELPKEPVQQTATKPKLYV; translated from the coding sequence ATGTTTCCGAAATCCCCTACAAGGCAAATGTATCCGAATCCAGGGCAGCAACCTTATACACCATATCCAATTCCACAACTACCACCAATGGCACAAAAAAAGAAAGGTTTTCTTGCTAAGCTTTTTAAAAAACACGATCCAACCGAGCCGTTTATGCAAATGGTTCCACCTTACCGACAAATGGAAGGGCAACCAATGATGCATCAGCAACCACCACCGCCGCAATATCATCAGCAATATCCGCAGCAATACCAGCAACAATATCCTCAGCAACATCCACAATATCAACCATACATGCAGCAACATCCTGAGCAAATGATACCGCCTCAAATGTATGAATCAAATGAAACGCGCGGCGGCTCAACTACAACTGCGGCAACAGCAAGCAGTGGCATCGGCAGTTTTTTTTCGAACTTAATTTCGAATCCAACTAATATGATAAATAACATCGAAAAAGTATCCCAAGTCGTTCAATCTGTAGGTCCTGTCGTCGAACAGTATGGTCCTATTATGCGTAGTCTACCAAGCATTGTTAAAATCCTCACCTCTGGAAAAAGCACGGAAGAAAATCAAACGGAAAATGTAACAGAGCCAGTTGAGGTAGAAAGTCCGCCTCCTGCACCTCAAAAAAAGAAACGAAAACGAAAGAAAATAGTGATTGAACCTGTAATAGAAAAAGAGTTACCGAAAGAACCAGTTCAACAAACAGCAACAAAACCAAAACTATATGTGTAA
- a CDS encoding Nif3-like dinuclear metal center hexameric protein, translating to MSKIPNGHEIISLFESMYPKHLAMEGDKIGLQIGALNKPVRHVLIALDVTEEVVDEAIQLGANVIIAHHPLIFNPLKAIHTDKAYGKIIEKCIKNDIAIYAAHTNVDVAKGGVNDLLAEALGLQNTEVLAPTYAEEMKKVVVFVPVTHAEEVRKALGDAGAGHIGNYSHCTFSSEGTGTFVPQEGTNPYIGETGQLERVEEVRIETIIPASLQRKVIKAMVTAHPYEEVAYDVYPLDNKGETLGLGKIGYLQEEMTLGQFAEHVKQSLDVKGARVVGKLDDKVRKVAVLGGDGNKYINQAKFKGADVYVTGDMYYHVAHDAMMLGLNIVDPGHNVEKVMKQGVQKQLQEKVDAKKLNVHIHASQLHTDPFIFV from the coding sequence ATGAGTAAAATTCCAAATGGCCATGAAATTATTTCTTTATTTGAAAGTATGTATCCGAAGCATTTGGCGATGGAAGGAGATAAGATTGGCCTGCAGATTGGAGCGCTTAATAAACCCGTGCGGCACGTATTGATTGCGTTAGATGTAACGGAAGAAGTTGTGGATGAAGCAATTCAATTAGGGGCAAATGTCATTATTGCTCATCATCCTTTAATTTTTAACCCGTTAAAAGCGATTCATACAGATAAGGCGTATGGGAAAATTATTGAAAAGTGTATTAAAAATGATATTGCAATCTATGCAGCGCATACAAATGTGGATGTTGCTAAGGGCGGGGTAAATGATTTACTTGCTGAGGCGTTAGGATTGCAAAATACAGAAGTTTTGGCACCGACATATGCAGAAGAAATGAAAAAAGTTGTTGTGTTTGTGCCAGTCACTCATGCAGAAGAAGTAAGGAAAGCATTAGGAGACGCAGGTGCTGGTCATATCGGCAATTATAGCCACTGTACGTTTAGTAGCGAGGGTACAGGCACATTTGTACCTCAAGAGGGGACAAATCCTTATATCGGGGAAACTGGACAGTTAGAACGTGTAGAAGAAGTGCGAATCGAAACGATTATTCCAGCTTCATTACAGCGGAAAGTGATTAAAGCAATGGTAACAGCGCACCCTTATGAAGAAGTAGCATACGATGTGTATCCGCTTGATAATAAAGGTGAAACGTTAGGCCTAGGAAAAATAGGATACTTACAAGAAGAAATGACGCTTGGTCAATTTGCAGAACATGTGAAACAATCATTAGACGTGAAGGGCGCAAGAGTTGTCGGTAAGTTAGACGATAAAGTGCGTAAAGTAGCTGTACTTGGTGGAGATGGTAATAAATATATAAACCAAGCGAAATTTAAAGGAGCAGATGTATATGTAACTGGTGACATGTACTATCATGTTGCTCATGATGCGATGATGCTCGGTTTAAATATAGTTGACCCAGGACATAATGTTGAAAAAGTAATGAAACAAGGTGTACAAAAGCAATTACAAGAAAAAGTGGATGCAAAGAAACTCAATGTACACATTCATGCTTCGCAGTTACATACAGATCCATTTATATTTGTATAA
- a CDS encoding metal ABC transporter ATP-binding protein translates to MNNILEIEGLTFRYEDRNVLENINLQVPKGAFLGLVGPNGSGKSTLLKCLLGVLKPKEGSIRVFGVDSKKFKEWNKVGYVSQKANSFNSGFPATVSEVVSMGLVSKKGLFRFFTKEDKKKVEKAIADVGMSEFQDRNIGELSGGQQQRVFIARALVSDPELLILDEPTVGIDVKNVESFYEILEDLNKRLGITLILVTHDMGAVTEKVTHVACLNQHLHFHGNVEKFRELEDAEMSVLYGHHVHRLEHEHEHHGRI, encoded by the coding sequence ATGAATAATATATTAGAAATTGAAGGTTTAACATTCCGATATGAAGATCGGAATGTGTTAGAAAATATTAATTTGCAAGTTCCGAAGGGAGCTTTTTTAGGTTTAGTGGGACCGAATGGTTCAGGTAAATCAACTTTACTTAAGTGTTTATTAGGTGTTTTAAAGCCAAAAGAAGGAAGCATTCGCGTGTTTGGCGTTGATAGTAAGAAGTTTAAGGAATGGAACAAAGTTGGTTATGTATCCCAAAAGGCAAATAGTTTCAATTCTGGTTTTCCAGCAACTGTTTCTGAAGTTGTGTCAATGGGACTTGTTTCGAAAAAAGGGCTTTTTCGCTTTTTCACAAAAGAGGATAAGAAAAAGGTAGAAAAAGCAATTGCTGATGTAGGGATGAGTGAGTTTCAAGATCGTAACATTGGAGAGCTTTCTGGTGGACAGCAACAGCGTGTATTTATTGCTCGTGCGCTCGTTAGTGATCCTGAATTGCTTATTTTGGACGAGCCTACTGTTGGAATTGATGTAAAAAATGTGGAAAGTTTTTACGAAATATTAGAGGATTTAAACAAAAGGCTCGGGATCACATTAATTCTTGTTACTCATGATATGGGAGCTGTTACCGAAAAAGTAACACATGTTGCATGCCTAAACCAACATCTACATTTCCATGGAAATGTAGAGAAGTTCCGAGAGTTAGAAGATGCAGAAATGTCCGTCTTATATGGACATCATGTTCATCGTTTAGAACACGAACATGAGCATCACGGGAGGATATAA